One Halorientalis litorea DNA segment encodes these proteins:
- a CDS encoding winged helix-turn-helix domain-containing protein, translated as MSANDGSSEDDELDGIESGDDESVRERIEEEADRAVERFDESVVDLLSWILDTETRARIYVSLRQSPHSTSDEIADETGLYPSTVREALAELHEERKVERRKRESGGAGNNPYEYTAIPPSDLVSGIVGDVQSELNTLFNLDSHLDTDEEVPDGDRTTETDDPVSITVTEADDGE; from the coding sequence AGACGACGAACTGGATGGTATCGAATCGGGGGACGACGAAAGCGTCCGAGAGCGAATCGAGGAAGAAGCCGACAGAGCGGTCGAGCGGTTCGACGAGAGCGTCGTCGACCTCCTCTCGTGGATTCTGGACACCGAGACGCGGGCCCGCATCTACGTCAGTCTCCGGCAGAGCCCACACAGCACGAGCGACGAGATCGCCGACGAAACCGGGCTGTACCCGAGTACCGTCCGCGAGGCACTCGCGGAACTCCACGAGGAACGGAAGGTGGAGCGGCGGAAACGCGAGAGCGGCGGTGCGGGCAACAACCCCTACGAGTACACGGCCATCCCGCCGAGCGACCTCGTTTCGGGCATCGTCGGTGACGTGCAGTCGGAACTGAACACGCTGTTCAACCTCGACAGCCACCTCGACACCGACGAGGAGGTGCCAGATGGCGACCGGACGACGGAGACGGACGACCCGGTTTCCATCACGGTGACCGAGGCAGACGACGGGGAGTAA